GATGTATTCAACTTGTTGTTGCAGGTACTCGACGATGGTATCTTGACTGATGGTTTGGGTCGTAGAGTAGACTTTAGAAATACCATCATTATCATGACTTCAAATATCGGGGTTCGTGACTTAAAAGATTTTGGAACTGGAATTGGTTTCTCAACAAAAGCTAAAGCCGACAATGTCGACGATGCAATGAAAAGTACTATCCAGAATGCTTTGAGAAAAGCATTTTCTCCAGAATTCCTCAACCGTTTGGATGATGTAATCGTGTTCAACTCGCTTGAACGTGAACATATTCACCAAATTATTGATTTGATGTTGAAGAAACTATTCAATAGAATCTCGGCATTGGGGTATCAGGTAGAATTAACTGAGAAAGCGAAAGATTTCTTGGCCGAAAAAGGTTATGACCAACAATATGGTGCAAGACCACTCAATAGAGCTATTCAACGCTATTTGGAAGACCCTGTAGCAGAAGAAATCTTAAAAGGAGATTTGGCAGAAGGTGATGTTATCTTAGCTGATTATTCGGGAGAAGGCGATGCTCTGACTTTGTCAAGAACATCTACAACCGCAATCACTGAGGAATAATCTTTGGTAGAATATATCATAAAAAGGCTGCCCGAAAGGGTAGCCTTTTTGTTGTTATGTATCAACACGATGCCAAACAGTATTTATAACCCCTAACATTGCGAAAATACATAGGGAAGAGCTAGCCTTAGAAAACTTAGTTTTTACTTGCAAACGCCACATGTACCCCCATTTTTGGCACAATGCTTACAGTATTTACAATTTTTACAAACAGAACAGCTTTTTGAACCAGAACAACCACGACGACTAACTTCGCCAATCATTGTGAATGAGGTTGTTAATAATAAGAAAGCAATAATTGTTTTTTTCATAGCTTAACGGTTTGATTTATGTGTTAGTATTGTATTAAGAAACTGTCTAGTTTTGCATATCAACAGTGTTTTCTTGAAAACGACAATAGACAGATTTCCGAGAATCTGTCTATTGCATTTATGGCTATTGGCATTACTCTAGCAAATGATTGAGTAGCTTGATATTGGTGAAATTATTGCCAAAATAGGTATTCTGTATGGTTGGCGTTTTTCCTGTTAATGCTTTAAAAATTTGTCCTGCTATTAAATAAGAACCCATTTTGTTAGGATGTGTAGCATCGGAAAGTAATACCAAAGGACTGTCGAGATTACGGGCTTTGTGATATATATCTTCTAAGGGGATTTTTTCGACCAAAGCTTGTTGTTTTAGGCGAGCAAACTCTCCATCAAGTAAAGTTTGTTCTTGATAACTCGAAAACATACTTTCTGAACAAAACTCTTTTTGAATAAAATTGGTGGAGTCTGTAATAATTGTGGTACAGTATCTATTAGGGTATTTATGATGTAAGTATGGACTAATCAGATAGGTACGAGTACCATTGGGTTGTACAAGATGTTGTAATTGCTGAATGCTTGCAAACAACCTGTTTTTCATTTCGGGAATAAGCAGTTTGTTGACAGTTTCCTGTAAAATAATTATATTCCAGACACTTGATTGTAGTGTCTGAAGACTTATTTGTTTGAAATACTGCGAGTTGGGGTATATAGTATCGGGGGATTTGTTAGTCAAAGCTTGTTTTAGCTTACTGACCAACGTGTAACCGTCGGTATTAAATGCGTATATTTCGGTGGCATAACCATGCTCTTGTAGCATCGTTTGAAGTTCGGTTGGAAGATTGTTGGCACACAGAATACTATTGCCAACAAGTAGAATTCGAGTTTTATTTTGACAAATTGCACAAAATTGTACAAGAATGAAAGTAACTAAAACTAATACAAGTCTCATGGTTGTAAATGAAAATGGATAGGTATAATAGCTCAAGGAGAAGTACTACGTTTGGAGTTATTCAAGAAAAAACGTAGTACTCTGCAATTTAATTATCTTTATTGACTTTACTTCTTACTTCATCAAATTTGGCACAGTTGGTAAGGCAATCTCCTGATTTGTTTAGTTTAAACCTATTTTGGTTGGTATCTAACAAATCATAATTATAGCTAGAGTCCAGCACTACCGACGTAAATATACAAGGGGCTACTTTGGCATTGAACTTATTGATAAGGCCTATTTGATTATTCCCTTTAGAGGCAATCGCTAAGCCATTATTGAAACTATCTAAAAAGGTATATTCGGGGGGTATCTGGATTTTACCTTTGGTATCGACATACCCAAATTTACTATTTTCATGCTGTACCAAATAAAAGCCTTCGGTGCTGGCTGCTACATTTTTGAACTGACATTTGGCCAAATATTTTCCTGAAAAATCTAACGTTCCCCACAAGCCATCAAGTTTGACAAACAAAAACTGAGCTGTTGTTTGTACTTGTTCAAATGGTTCTGGCGTAATTACCTTGAAGTCATCTTCCCGAACCAAAATATATTTGAAAGCTCTAACTTTTTCGTTACTGCGATACGCCTTTACAACAATACAGTTTTGTACCGTTGAGTCTGTAACCGTATAATTGATTTTACCAGCATCAGGGTATTTGGTAATTGGTAATACCACTGTTCCGCCGTTTACATCAATTACTTTGTCGGCCTTACAAGTACCTATTTTGCTTCCTTTGGCATCGAGGTTACAGCTTACAATTTCTTTGACAACCAGCATTCCTTTTTTATTGATTTTGCCTACAGCTTCATAATTAAACGGAATAACATCTTGTCCTGCAAGGTTGATAAATCCAAATTTAACACCTTTGCCTACGATTTCCTTACTGGCAGGTAGCAAATCAAATTCGCCAATACTGCCTAGCGATGTATATTGGGGTTCTATCAAAACTGTAAAATCTTTGTTGATAATACCAAAAAGGTTGTTGTTACTCTGTACAATTGCCAATCCACGGGTATCAAAATCACTGATATTTTTAAAAACTTTACTGATTTTGAGTGTTTTGGTATTGATAAGCTGTTGAGTATTATCGTCAATACCCTTCACAAATCCATTGGCATCGGCATCGGTCAAGATACCATATTGTGGAGGCCAAATAATGTCGCCATTGGTATTGGCTAGTCCAATTTTATCGCCTGTTTTGATTTTGATAAGGCCATTTACTCCCGTAGGAGCAATTAAATCAAAATTAGGCACAACGGGGCTTTTATCTTCAATTTTCCAAAGCCCCCATTTATTGTTCATTTTTACCGCAAATACCGATGAGCTAATTGGCGTAATGTCATCGTAAAGAGGAGAGATATACTGATTAGTTTTGTCAAAACTATTGTTAATTAAGGCACATTTTCCTGAATTGAGTTTTATCCAACTAATACCATTGGCTAAAGCTTTGGCATCTTTTACATCTTGAAAAATATCACTTTCATTGCCCAAAGCATCTACAAAAAACCAATCATGTTTTTTTACCAAAGCTTTTCCATTATTAAAAGCCTCAGCTTGTTCGTATTGGCTAGGAATAACTTCTTCGCCACATAGGTTCAAAAAGCCCCATACTTGGTCTTTCTTGATTCTGGCAAAGCCTTGTTTATAATTTTCAATAAAGCCATAGCGAACATTACTTCTGAGCTTATCGAGTGGAAAAGCCAAAATATTTTTTCCTTCCAAGTCGGTAGATTTTACTAATGGTACACCCGATTTGTTATTAAAACAGGTTTGAGCATCAGCATTTTTGCCAGGGTCTATAGCTGACAAAGTTTTGTGATAAACCAAGGTTGAAATACCCTTGGTATGAGCAGCCAATAAGGTAAATACCCCTCTTTTTTCTAGGCTTTTGGCATAGAAAATATGAGTTATTGACAATAAATACGTTAATAGAAATGTACTTTTCATATAGTAAAGCAAGGTATTATAACAAAAAAATATAGAAAATTTAAGTAAATGCGTCACTTTTATTAAGCTACAGCTTTGAATAGCAAGCGTTACTATACAAACCACTTGTATAGTAAATAAATTTTTATCGAGCGGATTTATTTACGATAGAGAGAAAATTAAGCAATAATAATAATGAAGGGCGGCATGCAAGTTTTTCAAAAATAGTGTATTTGCGATAAAAAAGCAATAAAGTTGAATAGCATTTTTGAAAGACACTATACGACAGATAGAATGCTTATCTTTACAATTAATTTTGTGGTCTTATTTGGTTCTGCTATTTTTGGGCTTTGGAAAGATTGAAGCTTTCAAAGAAATCATTTGATTAGACCAATAAGCTTCGATTTAATTAATTAATTCAAAAACAATGGGTTTACTACAAAACAAAGTAGCATTAGTTACAGGTGCATCAAGAGGAATCGGTAGAGCAATCGCCATCCGTTTTGCTCAGCAAGGTGCCAATGTCGCATTTACATATTTGTCTTCCGTAGAAAAAGGACAAGCTTTAGAAGCCGAATTAGAAGCTTTTGGTATAAAAGCCAAAGGGTATCGTTCGGATGCTTCTGATTTTAAACAAGCAGAAGAGCTTGTTAATCAGGTGCTTGCTGATTTTGGGGCAATCGATACGCTTATCAACAATGCTGGTATTACCAAAGACGGACTGTTGATGCGTATGTCTGAAGAACAGTGGGATTCTGTGATTCAGGTAAACTTGAAATCGGTATTTAATTTAACGAAAGCCGCAATCAAGTCGATGATGAAAGCCAAGTCGGGCTCTATTATCAACCTTACCTCAGTAGTAGGTTTGCGTGGAAATGCTGGACAAGCCAACTATGCTGCTTCAAAAGCGGGAATCATTGGTTTTACAAAATCGGTAGCTTTAGAACTGGGCTCAAGAAATATCCGTTCAAATGCTATTGCACCGGGTTTTATCGAAACAGAAATGACTGGTGAACTCAACGAAGCTGCTACAGAAGAATGGAAAAAATCAATTCCGTTAAAGCGTGGTGGTCAGCCAGAAGAAGTAGCCGACGCTTGTATCTTCTTAGCTTCTGATATGTCTCGTTATATTACAGGGCAAGTGATTCAGGTTGATGGTGGTATGTTGACCTAGTTTTACCATAAAATCATATAAAGCAATAGACGGTTTTCGGATTTAGAACTGCTGTCTATTGCTTTTTTATTGGTATATGCTAAGAAGCCTACACCCGTAATTACCAATTTTTACACTAATTATATAATAAAATCAGCATAATTGTCATTTTTAGCACAATGATTGCTATTTTGTATTATACTTTGTTAATACTGTAAATACAGGTTGATTTAAGCCTATTGCTTAAAGCTTTTTGCCTACAGCTACTTATTATGAAATTCGACTTTTTATTTCAATCTTCTCCTTGGTTGGTTCCGCTCTGTATATTGGTTGGCGGTTTATATGCTTTTTCTTTGTACCAACAAGCCTCAAGCTCGTGGAGTAAGCAAGCCAACTGGCTTATGGCTTCATTTCGCTTTGTTGCATCAACTATTCTGTGCTTTCTACTATTGAATTTTCTGATTCGTCAAGTTACGCAAAGTATTCAGAAAAAAACGGTTGTAATTGCCATTGACAACTCGCAGTCGATGAGTGTTGTAGGAAAAAAAATACTCGAAGCTTCGCTAAAACAATTAGATGAGCTAAAAGAAAGCCTAACTCAACAAGATTATGATGTGAGTTTTGCTTCGTTCGACAGCGAAGCCCCTACAACAGCAAGTTCGGTTCAATTCAATAAAAAAGCTACCAATCTTTCGTCGTTGATAGCGGGTATCAAAAATGCCCAAGAAGGCAATAATTTGGTAGATGTAGTATTGCTGTCGGATGGTATTGTTAATGAAGGCATCAATCCCAGTAACGAAAAATTTACTTTTGCTGTTCATACTATTGGCTTGGGCGATACCATTCCTAAAAAAGACCTTAGTGTAAAAGCTGTATATGCCAATAAAATAGCCTATTTAGGCAATAAATTTCCTATTCAGGCAGATATTGCATCGTATGGATTTAATGGCAAATCGGCTAATGTATATTTGAAGCAAGGTGCCAAAGTACTAGAAAAACAAACAATTAGTTTTTCGCAAAACGATGATTTAAAAACCTTATCGTTCAATGCCGTTGCTAATCAGAAAGGAGTACAACATTTAACCATAGAAGTAGATATATTGTCGGGTGAATATAGCAGCAAAAACAACCGCCAAGAGGCTTATATAGAGGTAATAGATGGAAAAGAAAAGGTATTGATTTTGGCATTGGCACCACACCCCGACATCAAGGCTTTGAAGAGTATTTTGGACAATAACGATAACTTTGAGATAGACGTAAAAATTCTGACCGAAAACTCAGCCCCCGATCTAACCTCAAAATCGTATGATGTAGCTATCTTACATCAGTTACCCGACTACTTTAATGCCTATTCGTCAGCCTATAAACCATTGTTAGACAAAGGAATACCTTGTTTGTTTGTTTTAGGGAATCAATCAGGAACATCTTACTTGAATCAACTAAACCAAGCAGTGCGAATTTCGTCGCAGGCTGGTCAAACCGATAAGGTAACAAGTTATTTCAATAGTAATTTCAAAGTATTGAATTTTGAAACAGACAAATTAGAGCTTATCAAGCAGATGCCACAAATTTCGGTACCTTTTGGCGAATTCAAGCTATTGCCTAATTCAGAAGTATTGCTTTACCAAAAAGTAGGGAATTTATTGACACAAAAACCTTTGTTAGTATTAAATACAGGCATAAAAAAATCGGCCATATTTGCAGGAGAAGGGATTTGGTCGTGGCGTTTAGAAGAGTTTGACCTGACCGAAAAACACGAAGTCGTAGATGATATTTTCTTGAAGGTGATACAATACCTTTCTACCAAAGATGATAAACGCAAACTACGAGTATATCCAATCAATAATGCGTTCTTGTTGGGCGACAAAGTGGTATTTGAAACAGAAATGTATAATGCCATTTATGAGAAATTGTATAACATTCCTGTTAAACTTGAACTCAAAGATGAGAAAGGGGGAACTCGTACCTATACGTATTCAACTTCATCCGAAAATAGTAAATTTGAAATCAGTGCTTTGCCTGCGGGTGTATATCAATACAAAGCCAGTGCTACGATTTTGGGTAAAAATGAACTGAGCACAGGCGAGTTTATTATCAAAGACCAACAAATCGAGTTGATTCATACCACTGCTGATTTTGACATACTACGACAGTTGTCTAAAAATACAGGAGGGAAGTTTGTTCAGCCCAATCAATTAGCATCTTTAGAACAGACAATACTCAACCATAAAGTTCCCGAAAAGATAGAAGCCACCGAAGACCTCAAAGAAATGATTAATATGCGTTGGATATTCTTCTTGGTTTTGGCATTATTCACCGCCGAATGGGTTATGCGTAAATACTTTGGCGGGTATTAGTATGATAACAAATAATATATCATTTAGTAATATTTTATCAATGAGTATTTTGCTATAACTGGCGAATCAATTCGCCAGTTATAAAAATAAATGGCCTATTCTCATCAATAACTCCCTTTCCTACAAGCTTATATGCTAAGGTTTGGATAGTTTTTTGTCTACACTTGCTATACTATTTCTTCCATATTGGGTATTTGTAGCTTAA
The DNA window shown above is from Flectobacillus major DSM 103 and carries:
- a CDS encoding WG repeat-containing protein, whose translation is MKSTFLLTYLLSITHIFYAKSLEKRGVFTLLAAHTKGISTLVYHKTLSAIDPGKNADAQTCFNNKSGVPLVKSTDLEGKNILAFPLDKLRSNVRYGFIENYKQGFARIKKDQVWGFLNLCGEEVIPSQYEQAEAFNNGKALVKKHDWFFVDALGNESDIFQDVKDAKALANGISWIKLNSGKCALINNSFDKTNQYISPLYDDITPISSSVFAVKMNNKWGLWKIEDKSPVVPNFDLIAPTGVNGLIKIKTGDKIGLANTNGDIIWPPQYGILTDADANGFVKGIDDNTQQLINTKTLKISKVFKNISDFDTRGLAIVQSNNNLFGIINKDFTVLIEPQYTSLGSIGEFDLLPASKEIVGKGVKFGFINLAGQDVIPFNYEAVGKINKKGMLVVKEIVSCNLDAKGSKIGTCKADKVIDVNGGTVVLPITKYPDAGKINYTVTDSTVQNCIVVKAYRSNEKVRAFKYILVREDDFKVITPEPFEQVQTTAQFLFVKLDGLWGTLDFSGKYLAKCQFKNVAASTEGFYLVQHENSKFGYVDTKGKIQIPPEYTFLDSFNNGLAIASKGNNQIGLINKFNAKVAPCIFTSVVLDSSYNYDLLDTNQNRFKLNKSGDCLTNCAKFDEVRSKVNKDN
- the fabG gene encoding 3-oxoacyl-[acyl-carrier-protein] reductase, with protein sequence MGLLQNKVALVTGASRGIGRAIAIRFAQQGANVAFTYLSSVEKGQALEAELEAFGIKAKGYRSDASDFKQAEELVNQVLADFGAIDTLINNAGITKDGLLMRMSEEQWDSVIQVNLKSVFNLTKAAIKSMMKAKSGSIINLTSVVGLRGNAGQANYAASKAGIIGFTKSVALELGSRNIRSNAIAPGFIETEMTGELNEAATEEWKKSIPLKRGGQPEEVADACIFLASDMSRYITGQVIQVDGGMLT
- a CDS encoding vWA domain-containing protein yields the protein MKFDFLFQSSPWLVPLCILVGGLYAFSLYQQASSSWSKQANWLMASFRFVASTILCFLLLNFLIRQVTQSIQKKTVVIAIDNSQSMSVVGKKILEASLKQLDELKESLTQQDYDVSFASFDSEAPTTASSVQFNKKATNLSSLIAGIKNAQEGNNLVDVVLLSDGIVNEGINPSNEKFTFAVHTIGLGDTIPKKDLSVKAVYANKIAYLGNKFPIQADIASYGFNGKSANVYLKQGAKVLEKQTISFSQNDDLKTLSFNAVANQKGVQHLTIEVDILSGEYSSKNNRQEAYIEVIDGKEKVLILALAPHPDIKALKSILDNNDNFEIDVKILTENSAPDLTSKSYDVAILHQLPDYFNAYSSAYKPLLDKGIPCLFVLGNQSGTSYLNQLNQAVRISSQAGQTDKVTSYFNSNFKVLNFETDKLELIKQMPQISVPFGEFKLLPNSEVLLYQKVGNLLTQKPLLVLNTGIKKSAIFAGEGIWSWRLEEFDLTEKHEVVDDIFLKVIQYLSTKDDKRKLRVYPINNAFLLGDKVVFETEMYNAIYEKLYNIPVKLELKDEKGGTRTYTYSTSSENSKFEISALPAGVYQYKASATILGKNELSTGEFIIKDQQIELIHTTADFDILRQLSKNTGGKFVQPNQLASLEQTILNHKVPEKIEATEDLKEMINMRWIFFLVLALFTAEWVMRKYFGGY